The following is a genomic window from Marinobacter sp. NP-4(2019).
ATTCGATAACTGTGGCGAGGGCTTCCAGCAATTTGTAATCAATCATAAGAAAAACTGATGCAGCATTACGAATATGAATTTCCAGTATAGCGGTAAGCCGGTAATCTTGCGCCATTGGATGAGGAGATTCACTAGTGCTGGAGAGTTATCTGACCGGTTTGGTCGTGTGCGGCGGCATCATCGTTGCGATCGGTGCCCAGAATGCCTATGTGCTGAGCCAGGCGATCCGCAGGGAGCACCATTGGTGGTCGGCCGGGTTGTGCATGGCGGCGGATGTCACCCTGTTTACCCTGGGCATGTTCGGGGTCAGTGCTGCGCTGATGGCGATGCCCCAGGCTTTGGAGATTCTGCGTTGGCTGGGGGTGGTGTTCCTCGGCTGGCTGGCGGTACAGGCATTCGTTCGCGCTGGTCGGGGCAGGGAGGCGCTGGAAGCGGGGGAAGTAACGAAAAGAAGCCTGAAGGGCGTGC
Proteins encoded in this region:
- a CDS encoding LysE/ArgO family amino acid transporter — encoded protein: MLESYLTGLVVCGGIIVAIGAQNAYVLSQAIRREHHWWSAGLCMAADVTLFTLGMFGVSAALMAMPQALEILRWLGVVFLGWLAVQAFVRAGRGREALEAGEVTKRSLKGVLFTTLAVTLLNPQVYLDTLLLIPAVGAQQQDTATFVAGASSASILWFGLLAWSGSALAPILSRPLAWRVIDGVIGLMMAGIALHLAFNGGL